The Elusimicrobiales bacterium genome contains a region encoding:
- a CDS encoding phage major capsid protein: MDRQFKILPIEGGKIIQENGSVFLEGYANTKNQADRYGDIPTVYKAKRDYVYDLKEYLKNPVLLVDHVNAVDHIAGSMAEIREDAKGLYFKAKFSSSDYPVVEHARRIYTEGHAKGISIAGRFHYENPDAPHQLTLAEIYEISLVAVPADPDALAEAVSKALKSIEIEKTKGGLHMDANEAVSGSIAELRKTLECRLDDCITRDKAEKLVEDIVKKLHPQPGGRQVPPQGPEDVSGLVAAFRNSPANTPEKPWTSDYGRKFGGMRGFLLAAKERHPMLADAKTVMSEGSSSAGGYLVPTEFSAEVIRLLKDASPVMQLANILPMSTWKRQLPRQLTSVSVGWATEGGTKPVTNPAFGQLEQVAKVMAAVIKCTDELLRDSAINLTAFLSELISEAMALEIERVALLGDTAAGDPFTGVIKASGVNVVSMGGASVSFDDIAELIFSLNAANSQGATITLSRTGLKKLMKLKDNQNQYIWQPPAGDVPATVWNVPYVLCPTIPNNLGAGADCTAAVYGRFNRALLISPREGLAVKLSQDAYDAGDNSNAFMQDQTWLRFTQALSVDVAQGSAFSYLLFK, encoded by the coding sequence ATTCAAAATACTGCCGATTGAAGGCGGCAAAATCATACAGGAGAACGGCTCTGTTTTCCTTGAGGGATACGCGAACACGAAAAACCAAGCCGACAGGTATGGCGATATCCCGACGGTTTACAAGGCGAAACGGGATTACGTCTACGACCTCAAGGAATATCTGAAAAACCCCGTGCTGCTGGTGGACCATGTGAACGCGGTTGACCATATCGCGGGTTCGATGGCCGAAATCCGCGAGGATGCGAAGGGCCTGTACTTCAAGGCCAAGTTTTCAAGCTCGGATTATCCCGTTGTGGAACACGCGCGCCGGATATACACGGAAGGCCACGCGAAAGGCATCAGCATAGCGGGCCGGTTCCATTACGAAAATCCCGACGCGCCCCATCAACTGACGCTGGCCGAGATATACGAGATATCGCTTGTGGCGGTGCCCGCCGACCCTGACGCACTGGCGGAGGCGGTAAGCAAGGCTTTGAAGTCGATAGAAATCGAAAAGACCAAAGGAGGTTTGCACATGGATGCAAACGAAGCGGTAAGCGGCTCCATAGCGGAGCTGCGCAAAACCCTGGAGTGCAGGCTGGACGACTGCATCACCAGGGACAAGGCCGAGAAGCTGGTGGAGGACATAGTCAAAAAGCTCCACCCCCAGCCCGGCGGCAGGCAGGTTCCGCCGCAGGGGCCGGAGGATGTGTCGGGGCTGGTTGCGGCGTTCAGGAATTCGCCGGCGAACACCCCGGAGAAACCGTGGACCAGCGACTACGGCCGGAAATTCGGCGGGATGCGCGGCTTCCTGCTGGCGGCCAAGGAGCGGCACCCGATGCTGGCCGACGCGAAGACGGTGATGAGCGAAGGCTCCTCGTCGGCGGGCGGGTATCTGGTCCCGACCGAGTTCAGCGCCGAGGTGATTCGGCTGCTGAAAGACGCCTCGCCGGTAATGCAACTGGCCAACATCCTGCCGATGTCGACGTGGAAACGGCAGCTGCCGCGCCAGCTGACCAGTGTCTCGGTGGGCTGGGCGACGGAGGGCGGGACGAAGCCGGTCACGAACCCGGCGTTCGGGCAACTGGAGCAGGTGGCGAAGGTGATGGCGGCGGTCATCAAATGCACCGACGAGCTGCTGCGCGACAGCGCCATCAACCTGACGGCGTTCCTGTCCGAGCTTATCAGCGAGGCGATGGCGCTGGAGATAGAGCGCGTCGCGCTGCTGGGCGACACAGCGGCGGGCGACCCGTTCACGGGCGTTATCAAGGCGTCGGGCGTGAATGTTGTCAGCATGGGCGGCGCGTCGGTCAGCTTTGACGATATCGCGGAGCTGATATTCTCGCTCAACGCGGCGAACTCGCAGGGCGCGACAATCACCCTGAGCCGGACGGGCCTCAAGAAGCTGATGAAGCTCAAGGACAACCAGAACCAGTACATCTGGCAGCCTCCGGCGGGCGATGTGCCGGCGACGGTATGGAACGTGCCGTATGTCCTGTGCCCGACGATACCGAACAACCTCGGCGCCGGGGCGGATTGCACGGCGGCGGTATACGGGCGGTTCAACCGCGCGCTGCTGATATCGCCGCGCGAGGGGCTGGCTGTGAAGCTGTCGCAGGACGCCTACGACGCGGGCGATAACTCGAACGCGTTCATGCAGGACCAGACATGGCTGCGGTTTACGCAGGCGTTGTCGGTGGACGTTGCGCAGGGTTCGGCGTTCTCGTACCTGCTGTTCAAATAG